In the Streptomyces sp. 3214.6 genome, CCACGTCTGCCGGGACGGGGACGGTGAGGACGGCGTCGGTCGGATTGCTGAAGCCACCCGTGACCGGGATGAGGGGGACGTGGACGTGGACCGGGCCGATGCGGACGACCATGCGGGAGAGACGGTCCGCGGTCTGGGCGCCGGGCGGCACAAAGCCGGCGCCGCGGATCTCGATGTCGTCGCCGGTGCGGATCGGGGCGTCGAGGTCGCCGGCCTCGCGGGAGCGGACGACGGAGAGGATGACGGGACGGCCGCCCTCGGCGTACTTGCCGGCGAGGTAGGTCGCGGCCGAGACCAGGACGACGACGGCCAGGCCCCAGGGCAGGTCGGGGAGCTGGTCGGGGCGGCGGGCCAGCCGGACCGCGGCGAAGACGAGGGCGACGGCGCCGATCACGACGTACTGGATGTCGGCGAAGGTGCCGCGGCCGGCGTCGTCGGTCAGCAGGTCGGCGGCGCGCGGGCGGTGGGCGCGGACCTTCTGGAGGCGCTGGGCGAGGACACGCAGGCCGACCACCCGGCGCACCAGCACGGCGATCCCGCAGACCACGGCGAGGACGGTCACCACACCGGCGCCCCGGGCGAGGTCGAGGCCGGCGATCAGCGCGTCGCGTTCGGTGTGGTCGGAGGCGGCGGCGAGCCGTCCGACCAGGACCAGCACGGCGTAGGCGACGAGCAGGACCCAGGCGGCGGCGACCGCACGGGAGGTGGAGAGGCGGTTGTCCTCGCCGATCACCGGGGCGAGCGCCCCGCCGCGGGCCCGGTGGAACCAGGAGGCGGCGGTGAGCACGCCGGCGACGACGAGCGCGGCGAGGAGTCCGGCGGTGCGGGCGGCGGTCCAGCCCGCGCCGATGGCGGTCAGGGACTGGACCAGCAGCAGCGCGACGACCGTCACCCATACGGTGACCGCCGTGCGGAACCACAGGCGGGCCAGCCAGGCCTCGCCCTCGGCGCGCCCGCGGTCGGCGACGAGTTCCGCGGACTGGGTGAGCTCCTCGGAGACCCACTGCCGGGAGGCGGACGCGGAGTGGGCGACGGCGGCCGGCAGGCCCTGTCCGGCCGCGAACTCGTCCCGTTTCACCAGGAACGCGGCCACCGCGCGCCGGTGCCCTTCGCGTGCCCCGTGCGGGCAGTCCCCGCAGGTGCAGCCGCCGTCGTGCGCGCCCGCTCCCTGGCCAGGGACCATGCCCTGTCTCGCCTCCTGCACCGCCACGTCCGACGCCCGCCTTCCCCGCGACCCGATCGGATGGCGGCCCTGGAGAACCCGCTGCGGACCCCGCCCGCCACCCTGTGAACAACTCCCCTGTGATGACAGCGAATTGTGCCCTACGGCACACCCTGTCGTTTCCGGTAGGTGTGATCGGCGCGGGTGAAGCGGGGCGGGCCGTGTTGACCCGGCTGCGAGAATTTCCGTATGGCCGAGATCATCCAGCGTGACGGGACCTGGGCCTTCGACGGCACGACGGTCAGGATCACGCCGGGGCTGCATCGCTCCGTGCCGCTGTTCCGGCAGACGTACGGGGAGATCGCCGTGCCTCTGGAGGCGGTCGCCGGGATCGTCTACGAGCCCGAACGCAGGCGCGGGCGGCTGCGGATGCGGCTGCGCGAGGGCGCGGATCCGCTGTTGCAGGCGACGGGCGGTCGGCTGCCCGACGCGGCCGATCCCTATCGGCTCACGGTGGACGTGGACCGTTCCGGGGTCGCCGAGTACCTCGCCGAGGAGATCCGGCACGCGCTGCTGCTCGAGCAGATCCCCCATGAGGCGACCAGGGCGTATCTCCTGCCGGGTCCGCCGGTTCCGGTCTCGGTGCGGTCGTCCGACGGGACGGTCTCCTTCGACGGCATCCAGGTGCGCGTCGACTGGGCGGACACCTCGGACCGGGTGAAGCGGGCGACCGGCCCGCGCGTGATCGACGTCGGGGATCTGGTGCAGGTCGAGTGGCTGCCCAACTCCGGTTACGAGGACGGCTTCCTGCGCTTCGTGACCCGCGAGACGGTGTTCTCGAAACTGCCCGCGGAGAAGGACCCGTACGCCTTGGACCTGTGGGGCAACGTGAGCCGCGACCTACTGACGGCGCTGGTGGCGACCGCGGTCACCGCCCGTCTCCCGCACCCCTCAGCCCGCGCGCACACCGAACTCGGCCACGAGGACGCGAGCGAGGGTGAGAGCGCGGGCGCGGGCGCGGCTGGCGACCGGTTCCGCCGGGCGGCCGCAGCCCTCGCGCCCCGGGCCGACCACCACGACGTACTGCTGCGCCGGCTGCGCGAACTGGGCGAGCTGCACCGGGACGGGGTGCTGACGGACGAGGAGTTCGCGAGGACGAAGGCGGTCGTCCTGCGGGGTTTCTGAGACCGGATGCCCCTTGAACCCCCGTTGAATCCCCCGTATTCAGCTCACTCAGCTCAACAGGTCCGGTTCGCTGCGGCTGATGTCCTGCCAGAGCGGCTGGTAGTTGATCCAGGCCACCAGGTCGCCGCCGAGCTGTTCCCGGGTCGCCACCGCCGCCCGATGGTCGATCAGGACGGGCCGGCCCGCTGCCCGCGCGGTCAGCTGGACCTGGCTGGAGCGTTCCATCGACAGGAACCACCAGGCGGCCGCGTCGACGGAGTCGCCGACCGTCAGCAGGCCGTGGTTGCGCAGCACGAGCGCCTTGTGGGAGCCGAGCGCGGCCGCGATGCGCCGTCCCTCACCCGCGTCGACGGCCACCCCGGTGTAGGCGTCGTAGAGGGCGTGGTCCTCGTAGAACGCGCAGCTCTCCTGGGTGATCGGGTCGAGGAGTTCGCCGAGCGCGGCCAGGGCGCGGCCGTGGACCGAGTGGCAGTGGGCGACGGCGACGACGTCGGGGCGGGCGGCGTGCACCTGCGCGTGCACGGTGAAGGCGGCCTGGTTGACGTGGTAGCGGCCCTCGACGACCTGCCCGTCGGCGTTGGCCAGCACCAGGTCGCTGACGGTGACGTGCTTGAACGGCATCCCGAACGGGTTGACCCAGAAGCAGTCGCTGAACTCGGGGTCGCGGGCGGTGATGTGCCCGGAGACGCCGTCCTCGAAGCCGAGCCGCCCGAAGATCCGCACCGCCCCTGCCAGCCGTTCCTTGCGGTGCGTGCGCTCGTCCTCCGTCGAGTCGTGCATCGGCGGCATCGCGAACTGCAGCCGTTCGGTGGGCAGCGGGGCAGGCGGTGTGGGCCCGTGCATCGGTCCTCCAGCACTGGGTTGCTTTACGACGCGGAAGTTACCGTCGGTCAGTGCAAAAGGGCAGAGCCGTTATGCAAAGATGACGATTTTCGTCACCTTCGGAGCACGTCTTGAGCATCGCCGATCGGCACATCACCTCCCTCATGCGTCAGATCTCGACGCGCAATGCCATCGAGCTGGTCCATCCCTTCGCCGAGTTGCAGACGTTCGGTGCGCTGGTCTATATCGCCGAGTGCTACGGCTTTCGGTACGAGAGCGTGCGTCTTGTCGGCAAGCAGCGCATCCTGCACGTCCAGTTGGTGCGCGACCCCAGCCCGTGGGCGCGGCAGCGGGCGGCGGCGAACTCGGCGGCCTTCCCCGACCCGGGCCCCGGCCGGCCCGTGCCGGGCATGTACCTGGGCTCGCTCACCCCGGTCCCCGAGGCGCAGCCGGACGTCGACCTGATCACGGCGCTCATCCGCCACGACGCCCTCGGCGCGGCCGCCAACCGCAGGCAGCTGCAGTTCATCGGCTGGGGCTCGGCGGTGCTCTTCCTGCTGATGGCCGTGCTGACCGGTGTGTACGCCGTGCTGCTCCCGCTCGCCGTGCTGATGCCGGCGTTCATGCTGGGCGCGCTGCGGGTGAACACGAGCCGGCGCGCGAAGCTGGCCAAGCAGCTCACGGCGGCCGGGTGCACGCCGGTGCGGGACGCGGCGGGGTCGGAGCGGTATGTGCGGCCGGTCCCACAGGGATTCTGACCCGACGCCCTGACCCGACACCCTGACCCGACACCCTGACCCGACACCCTGACCCGACGCCCTGGCGCAATGTCCTGGCCCGACGCCCTGGCTATACCGGACAGCAGATGTCGGGTATCGGCGTCATGCTCGCCGTATGACAGCGAACTGGGCGGTCTTCGCCGCCGTGGAACCCGCACTCGCGAAGGTCGCCGAGGACCGTTTCGGGGCCTTCACGCACCACGTCCTCGCCACTGTCCGCAAGGACGGCTCCCCGCGCACCACCGGTATCGAGGTCCGTTTCCTCGGCGGTGAGCTGTGGCTCGGCATGATGCCGGGCTCGCTCAAGGCCCTCGACCTGCGCCGGGACCCCCGCTTCGCCCTCCAGGCCAACCCGGGCGAGGGCACCGGAATGGGCGGGGGCGACGTACGGATCGCCGGTCGGGCCGTGGAGGTGGTGGACGAGGCGGCGAAGGCGGCGTACGTGAAAGAGGTGGAACCGCCGGAGCCGTTCCACCTCTTCCGCACCGAGCTGACGGAGGTCGTGCGGACCTACGTCGAGGACGACACGTATCTGGTCGCCCAGGTCTGGAAGCCCGGAGAGCCGGTGCGCACTCTCAAGCGGACCTGAACCCCGCGGAGGGGGTCACTCCCACTCGATGGTGCCCGGCGGCTTCGAGGTCACGTCGACGACGACACGGTTGACGTCACGCACCTCGTTGGTGATCCGGGTGGAGATCTTCGCCAGGACGTCGTAGGGCAGGCGGGACCAGTCGGCGGTCATCGCGTCCTCGGAGGAGACCGGACGCAGGACGATCGGGTGGCCGTAGGTGCGGCCGTCGCCCTGGACGCCGACGCTGCGCACGTCCGCGAGCAGGACCACCGGGCACTGCCAGATCTCCCGGTCGAGACCGGCGGCCGTCAGCTCCTCGCGGGCGATGGCGTCGGCGTCGCGCAGCAGGTCCAGGCGGTCCTTGGTGACCTCGCCGACGATCCGAATACCGAGGCCGGGACCCGGGAACGGCTGACGCTGGACGATCTCCTCCGGCAGGCCGAGTTCCTGGCCCACCATCCGGACCTCGTCCTTGAACAGCTTGCGCAGCGGCTCGATCAGCTGGAACTCGAGGTCCTCCGGCAGGCCGCCCACGTTGTGGTGCGACTTGATGTTCGCGGTGCCGGTGCCTCCGCCGGACTCGACGACGTCCGGGTACAGCGTGCCCTGGACGAGGAACTCCACGGCCGGGCCCTCGTCGGCGATGATCTCCGCCTGGGCCTGCTCGAAGACGCGGATGAACTCGCGGCCGATGATCTTCCGCTTCTCCTCGGGGTCGCTGACCCCCTTGAGAGCGGTGAGGAAACGCTCCTCCGCGTCAACGACCTTCAGCTGGACGCCGGTCGCGGCCACGAAGTCCTTCTCGACCTGCTCGGTCTCGCCCTTGCGCATCAGACCGTGGTCGACGTAGACGCAGGTCAGCTGGGAGCCGATGGCCTTCTGGACGAGGGCGGCGGCGACCGCGGAGTCCACGCCGCCCGAGAGACCGCAGATGGCGCGCTTGTCGCCGACCTGCTCGCGGATGGCCGCGACCTGCTCCTCGATGACGTTGCCCGTGGTCCAGGACGGGGTGAGCCCGGCGCCTCGGTAGAGGAAGTGCTCCAGCACCTGCTGGCCGTGCGTGGAGTGCATGACCTCGGGGTGGTACTGGACGCCGTACAGCTTCTTCTCGTCGTTCTCGAAGGCGGCGACCGGGACGACGTCCGTGGACGCCGAGACGGAGAAGCCCTCGGGGGCGGCGGAGCAGGCGTCGCCGTGCGACATCCACACGGCCTGCTCGGCCGGGGTTCCCTCGAAGAGGGTGGAGGACGAACGGGAGACGTGCAGGTCGGTGCGGCCGTACTCACGGGCGCCGGTGTTGTCGACGGTGCCGCCGAGGGTCTGTGCCATCAGCTGGAAGCCGTAGCACATGCCGAAGACGGGGACGCCGGCCTCGAAGAGGGCGCGGTCGACGGTCGGGGCGCCCTCCTCGTACACGGACGAGGGGCCGCCGGAGAGGATGATCGCCGCCGGGTTCTTGGCGAGCATCTCCTCGACCGGCGTGGTGCTCGGCACGATCTCGCTGTAGACCCGCGCCTCGCGGACTCGACGGGCGATGAGCTGGGCGTACTGCGCACCGAAGTCGACGACCAGGACGGTGTCGGGAGCGGCGGCAGCGGGAGTCGCTGATGACACGGGGGCCTTCCGGCGGTGGGCGGGGTCTCTGTGCTGGCCAATTCTACCGAGGTGGGCGTGGGTCCGGGCCCGTGCCCACACAGCCGCCTCGTCTCAGGATGCGAACCGCCTTGGACCTCGCCCGACGACACTGCATACTGGCCGCATGCTTTCGCAGACGACCTTCCTCTTTACCTATGGCAACCGGCCCACCTGGCTGCCATGGTCGTGCTGCTTGAGCAACTGACAAGCGACTTCCCAGGCGCCCCGGGCCGACAAGGTCCGGGGCGCCTGGT is a window encoding:
- a CDS encoding DUF4429 domain-containing protein, producing the protein MAEIIQRDGTWAFDGTTVRITPGLHRSVPLFRQTYGEIAVPLEAVAGIVYEPERRRGRLRMRLREGADPLLQATGGRLPDAADPYRLTVDVDRSGVAEYLAEEIRHALLLEQIPHEATRAYLLPGPPVPVSVRSSDGTVSFDGIQVRVDWADTSDRVKRATGPRVIDVGDLVQVEWLPNSGYEDGFLRFVTRETVFSKLPAEKDPYALDLWGNVSRDLLTALVATAVTARLPHPSARAHTELGHEDASEGESAGAGAAGDRFRRAAAALAPRADHHDVLLRRLRELGELHRDGVLTDEEFARTKAVVLRGF
- a CDS encoding class II aldolase/adducin family protein, producing the protein MHGPTPPAPLPTERLQFAMPPMHDSTEDERTHRKERLAGAVRIFGRLGFEDGVSGHITARDPEFSDCFWVNPFGMPFKHVTVSDLVLANADGQVVEGRYHVNQAAFTVHAQVHAARPDVVAVAHCHSVHGRALAALGELLDPITQESCAFYEDHALYDAYTGVAVDAGEGRRIAAALGSHKALVLRNHGLLTVGDSVDAAAWWFLSMERSSQVQLTARAAGRPVLIDHRAAVATREQLGGDLVAWINYQPLWQDISRSEPDLLS
- a CDS encoding pyridoxamine 5'-phosphate oxidase family protein, producing MTANWAVFAAVEPALAKVAEDRFGAFTHHVLATVRKDGSPRTTGIEVRFLGGELWLGMMPGSLKALDLRRDPRFALQANPGEGTGMGGGDVRIAGRAVEVVDEAAKAAYVKEVEPPEPFHLFRTELTEVVRTYVEDDTYLVAQVWKPGEPVRTLKRT
- the guaA gene encoding glutamine-hydrolyzing GMP synthase, yielding MSSATPAAAAPDTVLVVDFGAQYAQLIARRVREARVYSEIVPSTTPVEEMLAKNPAAIILSGGPSSVYEEGAPTVDRALFEAGVPVFGMCYGFQLMAQTLGGTVDNTGAREYGRTDLHVSRSSSTLFEGTPAEQAVWMSHGDACSAAPEGFSVSASTDVVPVAAFENDEKKLYGVQYHPEVMHSTHGQQVLEHFLYRGAGLTPSWTTGNVIEEQVAAIREQVGDKRAICGLSGGVDSAVAAALVQKAIGSQLTCVYVDHGLMRKGETEQVEKDFVAATGVQLKVVDAEERFLTALKGVSDPEEKRKIIGREFIRVFEQAQAEIIADEGPAVEFLVQGTLYPDVVESGGGTGTANIKSHHNVGGLPEDLEFQLIEPLRKLFKDEVRMVGQELGLPEEIVQRQPFPGPGLGIRIVGEVTKDRLDLLRDADAIAREELTAAGLDREIWQCPVVLLADVRSVGVQGDGRTYGHPIVLRPVSSEDAMTADWSRLPYDVLAKISTRITNEVRDVNRVVVDVTSKPPGTIEWE